In Nicotiana tabacum cultivar K326 chromosome 19, ASM71507v2, whole genome shotgun sequence, one DNA window encodes the following:
- the LOC107806327 gene encoding putative linoleate 9S-lipoxygenase 5, translating into MASISKVEKKKINGTVVLIKKRPLDLVPSEVVQQQAAYEILGHKVTLQLISSFTGDSGKEMKGKLGNPTHLRDENNSGNESKFSVTFDWDEEVGAPGAFIIKNFNPSEFFLKKLTLEVDDPSHGSMHFVCNSWVYPADKYKSDRVFFVNQAWLPSETPAPLRWYREEELLNLRGNGTGKLEEWDRIYDYAYYNDLGDPEKGSDYVRPILGGSEKYPYPRRGRTGRPPTNTDPNSESRLPLIMSFGIYVPRDENFAPLKMTDFVGIALKVIVQLLVPELESLANISLNEFNSFEEILKIYEEGINLPNDLLQRSTTHMLKEFIQSAGQQFLKYPMPQVIKEDKSAWRTDEEFAREMLAGINPVCICALKEFPPTSKLDLKVYGDQTSKLTREQIQNQLHGLTIEEAINANQLFILDHHDTIMPYLRQVNMTSTQIYASRTLLFLQKDGTLKPLAIELSLPHPDGDQLGAISKVFTPHENGVEASIWQLAKAYVAVNDSGVHQLISHWLHTHAAIEPFVIATNRQLSVLHPIYKLLHPHFRDTMHINALARQTLLNAGGILEQTVFPTKYAMEMTSVAYKDWSFPDQALPADLIKRGVAVEDPESEQGVRLLIEDYPYAVDGLEIWSAIKSWVQEYCSFYYKTDDMIQKDTELQAWWKEVREDGHGDKKSEPWWPKMQALKELIDSCTTIIWIASALHAAINFGQYPYGGYLPNRPSMSRRFMPEPGSPEYEELKTNPEKGYLRTITPQLQTLIGISAIEILSTHSSDEIYLGQRDTPEWNKDKEPIQALERFGKKLAEIEEKIIKMNNDKKLKNRMGPVKMPYTLLYPTSEPGLTGKGIPNSVSI; encoded by the exons GGAAAGAAATGAAAGGGAAACTTGGGAATCCTACACACTTGAGAGATGAGAATAACTCAGGAAATGAATCAAAGTTTAGTGTCACATTTGATTGGGATGAAGAAGTTGGAGCTCCAGGAGCATTCATTATCAAGAACTTTAATCCTAGTGAGTTCTTTCTCAAGAAACTGACTCTTGAAGTTGATGATCCAAGTCATGGAAGTATGCATTTTGTTTGCAATTCTTGGGTTTATCCAGCTGACAAGTACAAATCAGACCGAGTTTTCTTTGTCAATCAG GCTTGGCTTCCAAGTGAAACTCCAGCACCGTTACGTTGGTACAGAGAAGAAGAGTTGCTGAACTTGAGAGGAAATGGAACCGGAAAGCTTGAGGAGTGGGATAGGATTTATGACTATGCATATTACAATGACCTTGGGGATCCTGAAAAGGGTTCGGATTATGTTAGGCCAATCCTAGGAGGATCTGAAAAGTATCCTTATCCGCGTAGAGGAAGAACAGGAAGACCACCAACAAATACAG ATCCTAATTCTGAGAGCCGGCTTCCACTGATAATGAGCTTTGGTATTTATGTTCCAAGGGATGAGAATTTTGCACCCCTAAAGATGACAGATTTTGTCGGTATAGCACTTAAGGTCATCGTTCAGCTCCTTGTTCCTGAGCTCGAGTCTTTAGCAAACATCAGCCTCAATGAGTTCAATAGCTTTGAAGAGATATtaaaaatctatgaagaaggaaTCAATCTTCCAAATGATCTTTTGCAGAGAAGTACTACACATATGCTCAAGGAATTTATTCAAAGTGCTGGTCAGCAGTTTCTTAAGTATCCAATGCCACAGGTTATTAAAG AGGATAAGTCAGCTTGGCGGACAGATGAAGAATTTGCAAGGGAGATGTTAGCTGGAATAAACCCTGTCTGCATTTGTGCCCTTAAA GAATTCCCTCCGACTAGTAAGCTGGACCTGAAAGTCTATGGTGACCAAACGAGCAAACTAACCAGAGAACAAATACAAAATCAGTTACATGGACTCACTATAGAAGAG GCGATCAATGCAAATCAGCTTTTCATATTGGATCATCATGACACAATTATGCCATATCTGAGGCAGGTAAATATGACCAGTACACAAATTTATGCCTCAAGAACTCTCCTCTTTCTACAAAAAGATGGGACTTTGAAGCCGCTAGCCATTGAATTAAGCTTACCTCATCCAGATGGAGATCAACTTGGTGCCATTAGCAAAGTTTTTACACCACATGAAAATGGTGTTGAGGCTTCCATATGGCAATTAGCTAAAGCTTATGTCGCAGTCAATGACTCTGGAGTTCATCAACTAATCAGCCACTG GTTACACACTCATGCTGCaattgagccatttgtgattgcGACGAACAGGCAGCTAAGTGTGCTTCATCCTATCTATAAGCTATTGCATCCTCACTTCCGCGATACAATGCACATAAATGCCTTGGCTAGACAGACTCTACTTAATGCCGGAGGAATTCTTGAGCAGACAGTTTTCCCTACAAAATACGCGATGGAGATGACATCAGTAGCTTACAAGGACTGGTCTTTCCCAGATCAAGCTCTCCCTGCTGATCTTATCAAGAG AGGTGTAGCAGTTGAGGATCCTGAATCGGAACAAGGTGTCCGCCTACTAATTGAGGACTATCCATATGCTGTGGACGGGCTAGAAATATGGTCAGCAATCAAAAGTTGGGTTCAGGAATATTGCAGCTTCTATTACAAAACAGATGACATGATTCAGAAAGACACTGAACTTCAAGCCTGGTGGAAGGAAGTCCGAGAAGATGGACATGGTGACAAGAAATCTGAGCCATGGTGGCCTAAAATGCAAGCCCTCAAAGAACTGATTGACTCATGCACTACAATTATATGGATTGCTTCTGCTCTTCATGCAGCCATAAATTTTGGGCAGTACCCTTATGGTGGCTACCTACCAAATCGGCCTTCAATGAGCCGAAGGTTCATGCCTGAGCCAGGCAGTCCTGAGTATGAAGAGCTGAAGACGAACCCTGAAAAAGGATATCTGAGAACAATTACACCCCAACTACAGACTCTAATTGGAATTTCTGCTATTGAGATTTTATCAACACATTCTTCAGATGAAATTTACCTTGGCCAGAGAGACACTCCTGAGTGGAATAAGGATAAAGAACCAATACAAGCTTTAGAAAGATTCGGCAAAAAGCTGGCTGAAATTGAGGAAAAAATTATAAAGATGAACAATGACAAGAAACTGAAGAACAGGATGGGGCCTGTTAAGATGCCATATACATTGCTCTATCCTACAAGTGAACCAGGACTTACTGGTAAAGGAATACCCAACAGTGTCTCAATATAA